Proteins encoded by one window of Methylovirgula ligni:
- a CDS encoding twin transmembrane helix small protein: MHQLTNALVGVAVFGVFAVLIAGLVNMLRGGSASTSQTLMRWRVGLQFIAILIIIGVLFFRK; this comes from the coding sequence ATGCATCAACTCACCAATGCGCTCGTCGGCGTGGCGGTTTTCGGCGTCTTCGCGGTTCTGATCGCCGGGCTCGTCAACATGCTGCGCGGCGGCAGCGCGAGCACGTCGCAGACGCTCATGCGCTGGCGCGTCGGTTTGCAGTTCATTGCGATCCTCATCATTATCGGCGTGCTGTTTTTCCGGAAGTAG
- a CDS encoding cob(I)yrinic acid a,c-diamide adenosyltransferase: MVTLSRIYTRGGDAGMTSLGDGTRRRKDDLRIEAYGTVDEANSFIGLARAALCDAPNELKLAAVLAAIQNDLFDLGSDLCTPEVEGAPERLRVRQDQVDRLEREIDVLNADLLPLKSFVLPGGSPAAAAMHVARAVTRRAERLMVGLAAEPGEKVGAPALKYINRLSDFLFVAARHLNRFGEGDILWTPGGAP; the protein is encoded by the coding sequence ATGGTGACGCTCAGCAGGATTTATACGCGCGGCGGCGATGCCGGCATGACGTCGCTCGGCGATGGTACACGGCGGCGCAAGGACGATCTGCGCATCGAAGCCTATGGCACGGTCGACGAGGCCAACAGTTTCATCGGCCTTGCCCGCGCAGCGCTTTGCGATGCGCCGAACGAGTTGAAGCTCGCGGCCGTCCTTGCTGCAATCCAGAACGATCTCTTCGATCTCGGCTCCGATCTCTGTACGCCCGAGGTCGAGGGCGCCCCGGAGCGGTTGCGCGTGCGGCAGGATCAGGTCGACCGGCTGGAGCGCGAGATCGACGTGCTCAATGCCGATCTGCTGCCGCTCAAATCCTTCGTTCTGCCGGGCGGCTCACCGGCGGCGGCGGCGATGCATGTCGCGCGCGCGGTGACGCGCCGGGCGGAGCGCCTGATGGTCGGGCTCGCTGCCGAACCCGGCGAAAAAGTCGGCGCACCGGCACTCAAATACATCAATCGTTTATCGGATTTTCTCTTCGTCGCCGCGCGGCATCTCAATCGTTTCGGCGAGGGGGATATTCTTTGGACGCCGGGCGGGGCTCCCTAA